In Canis aureus isolate CA01 chromosome 6, VMU_Caureus_v.1.0, whole genome shotgun sequence, one genomic interval encodes:
- the ABL2 gene encoding tyrosine-protein kinase ABL2 isoform X3, producing the protein MGQQVGRVGEAPGLQQPQPRGIRVGSVARPSGRRRDLAGRTAEAGFNIFTQHEALHRPYGCDVEPQALNEAIRWSSKENLLGATESDPNLFVALYDFVASGDNTLSITKGEKLRVLGYNQNGEWSEVRSKNGQGWVPSNYITPVNSLEKHSWYHGPVSRSAAEYLLSSLINGSFLVRESESSPGQLSISLRYEGRVYHYRINTTTDGKVYVTAESRFSTLAELVHHHSTVADGLVTTLHYPAPKCNKPTVYGVSPIHDKWEMERTDITMKHKLGGGQYGEVYVGVWKKYSLTVAVKTLKEDTMEVEEFLKEAAVMKEIKHPNLVQLLGVCTLEPPFYIVTEYMPYGNLLDYLRECSREEVTAVVLLYMATQISSAMEYLEKKNFIHRDLAARNCLVGENHVVKVADFGLSRLMTGDTYTAHAGAKFPIKWTAPESLAYNTFSIKSDVWAFGVLLWEIATYGMSPYPGIDLSQVYDLLEKGYRMEQPEGCPPKVYELMRACWKWSPADRPSFAETHQAFETMFHDSSISEEVAEELGRAASSSSVVPYLPRLPILPSKTRTLKKQVENKENIEGAQDTTENSASSSAPGFIRGAQAPSGSPALPRKQRDKSPSSLLEDAKETCFTRDRKGGFFSSFMKKRNAPTPPKRSSSFREMENQPHKKYELTGNFSSVASLQHADGFSFTPAQQEANLVPPKCYGGSFAQRNLCNDDGGGGGGSGTAGGGWSGITGFFTPRLIKKTLGLRAGKPTASDDTSKPFPRSNSTSSMSSGLPEQDRMAMTLPRNCQRSKLQLERTVSTSSQPEENVDRANDMLPKKSEEGAAPSRERPKAKLLPRGATALPLRTPSGDPAITEKDSPAVGVAGVAAAPKSKERNGGARLGMAGVPEDGEQTGWSSPAKAAAALPTTHNHKVPVLISPTLKHTPADVQLIGTDSQGNKFKLLSEHQVTSSGDKDRPRRVKPKCAPPPPPVMRLLQHPSMCSDSTEEPTAPTAGQPTPETQEGGKKAAPGAVPIGGKAGRPVMPPPQVPLPTSSISPAKMANGTAGTKVALRKTKQVAEKISADKISKEALLECADLLSSAITEPVPNSQLVDTGHQLLDYCSGYVDCIPQTRNKFAFREAVSKLELSLQELQVSSAAAGVSGANPVLNNLLSCVQEISDVVQR; encoded by the exons aAGCCTTGCACCGCCCCTATGGTTGTGATGTTGAACCCCAGGCGCTGAACGAAGCCATCAGGTGGAGCTCCAAGGAGAACTTACTTGGAGCCACTGAGAGTGACCCTAATCTCTTTGTTGCACTTTATGATTTTGTAGCAAGTGGTGATAACACACTCAGCATCACTAAAG GTGAAAAGTTACGAGTCCTTGGTTACAACCAGAATGGTGAATGGAGTGAAGTTCGCTCCAAGAATGGACAAGGTTGGGTGCCAAGCAACTACATCACCCCGGTGAACAGCTTGGAAAAACATTCCTGGTACCATGGACCTGTGTCGCGCAGTGCAGCAGAGTATCTGCTCAGCAGCCTAATCAATGGCAGTTTCCTGGTGCGAGAAAGTGAGAGCAGCCCTGGGCAGCTGTCGATCTCGCTCAGGTATGAGGGGCGCGTGTATCACTACAGGATCAATACCACCACAGATGGCAAG GTGTATGTCACTGCCGAGAGCCGCTTTAGCACCCTGGCAGAGCTCGTGCACCATCACTCCACGGTGGCTGATGGGCTGGTAACAACATTACATTACCCAGCACCCAAGTGTAATAAGCCCACAGTTTATGGTGTGTCCCCTATCCATGACAAGTGGGAAATGGAACGAACAGATATTACCATGAAGCACAAACTTGGGGGTGGTCAGTATGGAGAAGTTTATGTTGGCGTCTGGAAGAAATACAGCCTTACGGTTGCTGTGAAAACATTGAAG GAAGACACCATGGAAGTGGAGGAGTTCTTGAAGGAAGCTGCAGTGATGAAGGAAATCAAGCATCCTAATCTGGTCCAACTCTTAG GTGTGTGTACTTTGGAGCCACCGTTTTACATTGTGACTGAGTACATGCCGTACGGCAACTTGCTCGATTATCTCCGCGAATGCAGCCGAGAAGAAGTGACTGCAGTTGTCCTGCTGTACATGGCCACACAGATCTCTTCTGCAATGGAATATCTAGAGAAGAAGAATTTCATCCATAG AGATCTTGCAGCCCGTAACTGCCTAGTGGGAGAAAACCATGTGGTAAAAGTGGCTGACTTTGGCTTAAGTAGATTGATGACTGGAGACACGTATACTGCTCATGCTGGAGCCAAATTTCCTATTAAATGGACAGCACCAGAGAGTCTTGCCTACAATACCTTCTCAATTAAATCTGACGTCTGGG CTTTCGGGGTACTGTTGTGGGAAATTGCTACATATGGAATGTCACCATATCCAGGTATTGACCTGTCTCAGGTGTATGatctactggaaaaaggataTCGAATGGAACAACCTGAAGGATGCCCCCCTAAGGTTTATGAACTTATGAGAGCAT GCTGGAAGTGGAGCCCTGCTGACAGGCCATCTTTCGCTGAAACACATCAGGCTTTTGAAACCATGTTTCATGACTCCAGTATTTCTGAAG AGGTAGCTGAGGAGCTTGGGAGAGCTGCCTCCTCCTCATCTGTTGTTCCATACCTGCCCCGACTGCCAATACTTCCTTCCAAGACCCGGACGCTGAAGAAGCAGGTGGAGAACAAGGAGAATATCGAAGGGGCACAGGACACCACAGAAAATTCTGCTTCCAGTTCAGCACCAG GGTTCATTAGAGGTGCACAGGCCCCTAGTGGGTCCCCAGCACTGCCTCGAAAACAAAGAGACAAGTCACCCAGCAGCCTCTTGGAAGATGCCAAAGAGACATGCTTCACCAGGGATAGGAAGGGAGGCTTCTTCAGCTCCTTcatgaaaaagagaaatgctCCCACACCCCCTAAACGCAGCAGTTCCTTCCGAGAAATGGAGAATCAACCCCACAAGAAATATGAACTCACGGGTAACTTCTCATCTGTTGCTTCTCTACAGCATGCTGATGGGTTCTCTTTCACTCCTGCCCAGCAAGAGGCGAATCTGGTGCCACCCAAGTGCTATGGGGGGAGCTTTGCACAGAGGAACCTCTGTAATGACGatggtggcgggggcgggggcagtggCACTGCTGGGGGTGGGTGGTCTGGCATCACAGGCTTCTTTACACCACGTTTAATCAAAAAGACACTGGGCTTACGAGCGGGTAAACCCACAGCCAGTGATGACACTTCCAAGCCTTTTCCAAGGTCAAACTCTACATCTTCCATGTCCTCAGGGCTTCCAGAGCAGGATAGGATGGCAATGACCCTTCCCAGGAACTGCCAGAGGTCCAAACTCCAGCTGGAAAGGACAGTGTCCACCTCTTCTCAGCCAGAAGAGAATGTGGACAGGGCCAATGATATGCTTCCAAAAAAATCAGAGGAAGGTGCTGCTCCAAGCAGGGAGAGACCAAAAGCCAAACTTTTGCCCAGAGGAGCCACGGCTCTTCCTCTCAGAACCCCCTCTGGGGACCCAGCCATTACAGAGAAGGACTCTCCAGCGGTGGGGGTGGCTGGAGTGGCAGCTGCCCCAAAGAGCAAGGAGAGGAATGGTGGAGCACGACTTGGCATGGCTGGAGTCCCAGAGGATGGCGAGCAGACAGGCTGGTCTTCTCCAGCCAAGGCTGCAGCAGCCCTCCCAACCACTCACAACCACAAAGTGCCAGTCCTTATCTCACCCACTCTGAAGCACACTCCAGCTGACGTGCAGCTCATTGGCACAGACTCTCAGGGCAATAAATTCAAACTCTTATCTGAGCATCAGGTCACATCCTCTGGAGACAAGGACCGACCCCGACGGGTAAAACCAAagtgtgccccacccccacccccagtgatGAGACTACTGCAGCATCCGTCCATGTGCTCAGACTCCACGGAAGAGCCCACTGCCCCGACTGCAGGACAGCCCACGCCAGAAacacaggaaggagggaagaaggcagCTCCGGGGGCAGTGCCCATCGGTGGGAAAGCTGGGAGGCCAGTGATGCCTCCACCTCAAGTGCCTCTGCCCACATCTTCCATCTCACCAGCCAAAATGGCTAATGGCACAGCAGGTACTAAAGTGGCTCTGAGAAAAACCAAACAGGTGGCTGAGAAAATCTCAGCAGACAAAATCAGCAAAGAGGCCCTGCTGGAATGTGCTGACCTACTGTCCAGTGCAATCACGGAACCTGTGCCCAACAGCCAGCTGGTGGACACGGGACACCAGCTACTCGACTACTGCTCAGGCTATGTGGACTGCATCCCTCAAACTCGCAACAAATTTGCCTTCCGAGAGGCTGTGAGCAAACTGGAACTCAGCCTGCAGGAGCTGCAGGTGTCTTCAGCTGCTGCTGGGGTGTCCGGGGCAAACCCTGTCCTTAATAACTTATTGTCATGTGTCCAGGAAATCAGTGATGTGGTGCAGAGGTAG
- the ABL2 gene encoding tyrosine-protein kinase ABL2 isoform X8: MGQQVGRVGEAPGLQQPQPRGIRVGSVARPSGRRRDLAGRTAEAGFNIFTQHEALHRPYGCDVEPQALNEAIRWSSKENLLGATESDPNLFVALYDFVASGDNTLSITKGEKLRVLGYNQNGEWSEVRSKNGQGWVPSNYITPVNSLEKHSWYHGPVSRSAAEYLLSSLINGSFLVRESESSPGQLSISLRYEGRVYHYRINTTTDGKVYVTAESRFSTLAELVHHHSTVADGLVTTLHYPAPKCNKPTVYGVSPIHDKWEMERTDITMKHKLGGGQYGEVYVGVWKKYSLTVAVKTLKEDTMEVEEFLKEAAVMKEIKHPNLVQLLGVCTLEPPFYIVTEYMPYGNLLDYLRECSREEVTAVVLLYMATQISSAMEYLEKKNFIHRDLAARNCLVGENHVVKVADFGLSRLMTGDTYTAHAGAKFPIKWTAPESLAYNTFSIKSDVWAFGVLLWEIATYGMSPYPGIDLSQVYDLLEKGYRMEQPEGCPPKVYELMRACWKWSPADRPSFAETHQAFETMFHDSSISEEVAEELGRAASSSSVVPYLPRLPILPSKTRTLKKQVENKENIEGAQDTTENSASSSAPGFIRGAQAPSGSPALPRKQRDKSPSSLLEDAKETCFTRDRKGGFFSSFMKKRNAPTPPKRSSSFREMENQPHKKYELTGLPEQDRMAMTLPRNCQRSKLQLERTVSTSSQPEENVDRANDMLPKKSEEGAAPSRERPKAKLLPRGATALPLRTPSGDPAITEKDSPAVGVAGVAAAPKSKERNGGARLGMAGVPEDGEQTGWSSPAKAAAALPTTHNHKVPVLISPTLKHTPADVQLIGTDSQGNKFKLLSEHQVTSSGDKDRPRRVKPKCAPPPPPVMRLLQHPSMCSDSTEEPTAPTAGQPTPETQEGGKKAAPGAVPIGGKAGRPVMPPPQVPLPTSSISPAKMANGTAGTKVALRKTKQVAEKISADKISKEALLECADLLSSAITEPVPNSQLVDTGHQLLDYCSGYVDCIPQTRNKFAFREAVSKLELSLQELQVSSAAAGVSGANPVLNNLLSCVQEISDVVQR; this comes from the exons aAGCCTTGCACCGCCCCTATGGTTGTGATGTTGAACCCCAGGCGCTGAACGAAGCCATCAGGTGGAGCTCCAAGGAGAACTTACTTGGAGCCACTGAGAGTGACCCTAATCTCTTTGTTGCACTTTATGATTTTGTAGCAAGTGGTGATAACACACTCAGCATCACTAAAG GTGAAAAGTTACGAGTCCTTGGTTACAACCAGAATGGTGAATGGAGTGAAGTTCGCTCCAAGAATGGACAAGGTTGGGTGCCAAGCAACTACATCACCCCGGTGAACAGCTTGGAAAAACATTCCTGGTACCATGGACCTGTGTCGCGCAGTGCAGCAGAGTATCTGCTCAGCAGCCTAATCAATGGCAGTTTCCTGGTGCGAGAAAGTGAGAGCAGCCCTGGGCAGCTGTCGATCTCGCTCAGGTATGAGGGGCGCGTGTATCACTACAGGATCAATACCACCACAGATGGCAAG GTGTATGTCACTGCCGAGAGCCGCTTTAGCACCCTGGCAGAGCTCGTGCACCATCACTCCACGGTGGCTGATGGGCTGGTAACAACATTACATTACCCAGCACCCAAGTGTAATAAGCCCACAGTTTATGGTGTGTCCCCTATCCATGACAAGTGGGAAATGGAACGAACAGATATTACCATGAAGCACAAACTTGGGGGTGGTCAGTATGGAGAAGTTTATGTTGGCGTCTGGAAGAAATACAGCCTTACGGTTGCTGTGAAAACATTGAAG GAAGACACCATGGAAGTGGAGGAGTTCTTGAAGGAAGCTGCAGTGATGAAGGAAATCAAGCATCCTAATCTGGTCCAACTCTTAG GTGTGTGTACTTTGGAGCCACCGTTTTACATTGTGACTGAGTACATGCCGTACGGCAACTTGCTCGATTATCTCCGCGAATGCAGCCGAGAAGAAGTGACTGCAGTTGTCCTGCTGTACATGGCCACACAGATCTCTTCTGCAATGGAATATCTAGAGAAGAAGAATTTCATCCATAG AGATCTTGCAGCCCGTAACTGCCTAGTGGGAGAAAACCATGTGGTAAAAGTGGCTGACTTTGGCTTAAGTAGATTGATGACTGGAGACACGTATACTGCTCATGCTGGAGCCAAATTTCCTATTAAATGGACAGCACCAGAGAGTCTTGCCTACAATACCTTCTCAATTAAATCTGACGTCTGGG CTTTCGGGGTACTGTTGTGGGAAATTGCTACATATGGAATGTCACCATATCCAGGTATTGACCTGTCTCAGGTGTATGatctactggaaaaaggataTCGAATGGAACAACCTGAAGGATGCCCCCCTAAGGTTTATGAACTTATGAGAGCAT GCTGGAAGTGGAGCCCTGCTGACAGGCCATCTTTCGCTGAAACACATCAGGCTTTTGAAACCATGTTTCATGACTCCAGTATTTCTGAAG AGGTAGCTGAGGAGCTTGGGAGAGCTGCCTCCTCCTCATCTGTTGTTCCATACCTGCCCCGACTGCCAATACTTCCTTCCAAGACCCGGACGCTGAAGAAGCAGGTGGAGAACAAGGAGAATATCGAAGGGGCACAGGACACCACAGAAAATTCTGCTTCCAGTTCAGCACCAG GGTTCATTAGAGGTGCACAGGCCCCTAGTGGGTCCCCAGCACTGCCTCGAAAACAAAGAGACAAGTCACCCAGCAGCCTCTTGGAAGATGCCAAAGAGACATGCTTCACCAGGGATAGGAAGGGAGGCTTCTTCAGCTCCTTcatgaaaaagagaaatgctCCCACACCCCCTAAACGCAGCAGTTCCTTCCGAGAAATGGAGAATCAACCCCACAAGAAATATGAACTCACGG GGCTTCCAGAGCAGGATAGGATGGCAATGACCCTTCCCAGGAACTGCCAGAGGTCCAAACTCCAGCTGGAAAGGACAGTGTCCACCTCTTCTCAGCCAGAAGAGAATGTGGACAGGGCCAATGATATGCTTCCAAAAAAATCAGAGGAAGGTGCTGCTCCAAGCAGGGAGAGACCAAAAGCCAAACTTTTGCCCAGAGGAGCCACGGCTCTTCCTCTCAGAACCCCCTCTGGGGACCCAGCCATTACAGAGAAGGACTCTCCAGCGGTGGGGGTGGCTGGAGTGGCAGCTGCCCCAAAGAGCAAGGAGAGGAATGGTGGAGCACGACTTGGCATGGCTGGAGTCCCAGAGGATGGCGAGCAGACAGGCTGGTCTTCTCCAGCCAAGGCTGCAGCAGCCCTCCCAACCACTCACAACCACAAAGTGCCAGTCCTTATCTCACCCACTCTGAAGCACACTCCAGCTGACGTGCAGCTCATTGGCACAGACTCTCAGGGCAATAAATTCAAACTCTTATCTGAGCATCAGGTCACATCCTCTGGAGACAAGGACCGACCCCGACGGGTAAAACCAAagtgtgccccacccccacccccagtgatGAGACTACTGCAGCATCCGTCCATGTGCTCAGACTCCACGGAAGAGCCCACTGCCCCGACTGCAGGACAGCCCACGCCAGAAacacaggaaggagggaagaaggcagCTCCGGGGGCAGTGCCCATCGGTGGGAAAGCTGGGAGGCCAGTGATGCCTCCACCTCAAGTGCCTCTGCCCACATCTTCCATCTCACCAGCCAAAATGGCTAATGGCACAGCAGGTACTAAAGTGGCTCTGAGAAAAACCAAACAGGTGGCTGAGAAAATCTCAGCAGACAAAATCAGCAAAGAGGCCCTGCTGGAATGTGCTGACCTACTGTCCAGTGCAATCACGGAACCTGTGCCCAACAGCCAGCTGGTGGACACGGGACACCAGCTACTCGACTACTGCTCAGGCTATGTGGACTGCATCCCTCAAACTCGCAACAAATTTGCCTTCCGAGAGGCTGTGAGCAAACTGGAACTCAGCCTGCAGGAGCTGCAGGTGTCTTCAGCTGCTGCTGGGGTGTCCGGGGCAAACCCTGTCCTTAATAACTTATTGTCATGTGTCCAGGAAATCAGTGATGTGGTGCAGAGGTAG
- the ABL2 gene encoding tyrosine-protein kinase ABL2 isoform X7, whose protein sequence is MVLGTVLLPPNSYGRDQDTSSLCCLCSNEASETAVPNLTDHFASCVEDGFEGDKTGGSSPEALHRPYGCDVEPQALNEAIRWSSKENLLGATESDPNLFVALYDFVASGDNTLSITKGEKLRVLGYNQNGEWSEVRSKNGQGWVPSNYITPVNSLEKHSWYHGPVSRSAAEYLLSSLINGSFLVRESESSPGQLSISLRYEGRVYHYRINTTTDGKVYVTAESRFSTLAELVHHHSTVADGLVTTLHYPAPKCNKPTVYGVSPIHDKWEMERTDITMKHKLGGGQYGEVYVGVWKKYSLTVAVKTLKEDTMEVEEFLKEAAVMKEIKHPNLVQLLGVCTLEPPFYIVTEYMPYGNLLDYLRECSREEVTAVVLLYMATQISSAMEYLEKKNFIHRDLAARNCLVGENHVVKVADFGLSRLMTGDTYTAHAGAKFPIKWTAPESLAYNTFSIKSDVWAFGVLLWEIATYGMSPYPGIDLSQVYDLLEKGYRMEQPEGCPPKVYELMRACWKWSPADRPSFAETHQAFETMFHDSSISEEVAEELGRAASSSSVVPYLPRLPILPSKTRTLKKQVENKENIEGAQDTTENSASSSAPGFIRGAQAPSGSPALPRKQRDKSPSSLLEDAKETCFTRDRKGGFFSSFMKKRNAPTPPKRSSSFREMENQPHKKYELTGLPEQDRMAMTLPRNCQRSKLQLERTVSTSSQPEENVDRANDMLPKKSEEGAAPSRERPKAKLLPRGATALPLRTPSGDPAITEKDSPAVGVAGVAAAPKSKERNGGARLGMAGVPEDGEQTGWSSPAKAAAALPTTHNHKVPVLISPTLKHTPADVQLIGTDSQGNKFKLLSEHQVTSSGDKDRPRRVKPKCAPPPPPVMRLLQHPSMCSDSTEEPTAPTAGQPTPETQEGGKKAAPGAVPIGGKAGRPVMPPPQVPLPTSSISPAKMANGTAGTKVALRKTKQVAEKISADKISKEALLECADLLSSAITEPVPNSQLVDTGHQLLDYCSGYVDCIPQTRNKFAFREAVSKLELSLQELQVSSAAAGVSGANPVLNNLLSCVQEISDVVQR, encoded by the exons atcACTTTGCCAGCTGTGTGGAGGATGGCTTTGAGGGAGACAAGACTGGAGGCAgtagtccag aAGCCTTGCACCGCCCCTATGGTTGTGATGTTGAACCCCAGGCGCTGAACGAAGCCATCAGGTGGAGCTCCAAGGAGAACTTACTTGGAGCCACTGAGAGTGACCCTAATCTCTTTGTTGCACTTTATGATTTTGTAGCAAGTGGTGATAACACACTCAGCATCACTAAAG GTGAAAAGTTACGAGTCCTTGGTTACAACCAGAATGGTGAATGGAGTGAAGTTCGCTCCAAGAATGGACAAGGTTGGGTGCCAAGCAACTACATCACCCCGGTGAACAGCTTGGAAAAACATTCCTGGTACCATGGACCTGTGTCGCGCAGTGCAGCAGAGTATCTGCTCAGCAGCCTAATCAATGGCAGTTTCCTGGTGCGAGAAAGTGAGAGCAGCCCTGGGCAGCTGTCGATCTCGCTCAGGTATGAGGGGCGCGTGTATCACTACAGGATCAATACCACCACAGATGGCAAG GTGTATGTCACTGCCGAGAGCCGCTTTAGCACCCTGGCAGAGCTCGTGCACCATCACTCCACGGTGGCTGATGGGCTGGTAACAACATTACATTACCCAGCACCCAAGTGTAATAAGCCCACAGTTTATGGTGTGTCCCCTATCCATGACAAGTGGGAAATGGAACGAACAGATATTACCATGAAGCACAAACTTGGGGGTGGTCAGTATGGAGAAGTTTATGTTGGCGTCTGGAAGAAATACAGCCTTACGGTTGCTGTGAAAACATTGAAG GAAGACACCATGGAAGTGGAGGAGTTCTTGAAGGAAGCTGCAGTGATGAAGGAAATCAAGCATCCTAATCTGGTCCAACTCTTAG GTGTGTGTACTTTGGAGCCACCGTTTTACATTGTGACTGAGTACATGCCGTACGGCAACTTGCTCGATTATCTCCGCGAATGCAGCCGAGAAGAAGTGACTGCAGTTGTCCTGCTGTACATGGCCACACAGATCTCTTCTGCAATGGAATATCTAGAGAAGAAGAATTTCATCCATAG AGATCTTGCAGCCCGTAACTGCCTAGTGGGAGAAAACCATGTGGTAAAAGTGGCTGACTTTGGCTTAAGTAGATTGATGACTGGAGACACGTATACTGCTCATGCTGGAGCCAAATTTCCTATTAAATGGACAGCACCAGAGAGTCTTGCCTACAATACCTTCTCAATTAAATCTGACGTCTGGG CTTTCGGGGTACTGTTGTGGGAAATTGCTACATATGGAATGTCACCATATCCAGGTATTGACCTGTCTCAGGTGTATGatctactggaaaaaggataTCGAATGGAACAACCTGAAGGATGCCCCCCTAAGGTTTATGAACTTATGAGAGCAT GCTGGAAGTGGAGCCCTGCTGACAGGCCATCTTTCGCTGAAACACATCAGGCTTTTGAAACCATGTTTCATGACTCCAGTATTTCTGAAG AGGTAGCTGAGGAGCTTGGGAGAGCTGCCTCCTCCTCATCTGTTGTTCCATACCTGCCCCGACTGCCAATACTTCCTTCCAAGACCCGGACGCTGAAGAAGCAGGTGGAGAACAAGGAGAATATCGAAGGGGCACAGGACACCACAGAAAATTCTGCTTCCAGTTCAGCACCAG GGTTCATTAGAGGTGCACAGGCCCCTAGTGGGTCCCCAGCACTGCCTCGAAAACAAAGAGACAAGTCACCCAGCAGCCTCTTGGAAGATGCCAAAGAGACATGCTTCACCAGGGATAGGAAGGGAGGCTTCTTCAGCTCCTTcatgaaaaagagaaatgctCCCACACCCCCTAAACGCAGCAGTTCCTTCCGAGAAATGGAGAATCAACCCCACAAGAAATATGAACTCACGG GGCTTCCAGAGCAGGATAGGATGGCAATGACCCTTCCCAGGAACTGCCAGAGGTCCAAACTCCAGCTGGAAAGGACAGTGTCCACCTCTTCTCAGCCAGAAGAGAATGTGGACAGGGCCAATGATATGCTTCCAAAAAAATCAGAGGAAGGTGCTGCTCCAAGCAGGGAGAGACCAAAAGCCAAACTTTTGCCCAGAGGAGCCACGGCTCTTCCTCTCAGAACCCCCTCTGGGGACCCAGCCATTACAGAGAAGGACTCTCCAGCGGTGGGGGTGGCTGGAGTGGCAGCTGCCCCAAAGAGCAAGGAGAGGAATGGTGGAGCACGACTTGGCATGGCTGGAGTCCCAGAGGATGGCGAGCAGACAGGCTGGTCTTCTCCAGCCAAGGCTGCAGCAGCCCTCCCAACCACTCACAACCACAAAGTGCCAGTCCTTATCTCACCCACTCTGAAGCACACTCCAGCTGACGTGCAGCTCATTGGCACAGACTCTCAGGGCAATAAATTCAAACTCTTATCTGAGCATCAGGTCACATCCTCTGGAGACAAGGACCGACCCCGACGGGTAAAACCAAagtgtgccccacccccacccccagtgatGAGACTACTGCAGCATCCGTCCATGTGCTCAGACTCCACGGAAGAGCCCACTGCCCCGACTGCAGGACAGCCCACGCCAGAAacacaggaaggagggaagaaggcagCTCCGGGGGCAGTGCCCATCGGTGGGAAAGCTGGGAGGCCAGTGATGCCTCCACCTCAAGTGCCTCTGCCCACATCTTCCATCTCACCAGCCAAAATGGCTAATGGCACAGCAGGTACTAAAGTGGCTCTGAGAAAAACCAAACAGGTGGCTGAGAAAATCTCAGCAGACAAAATCAGCAAAGAGGCCCTGCTGGAATGTGCTGACCTACTGTCCAGTGCAATCACGGAACCTGTGCCCAACAGCCAGCTGGTGGACACGGGACACCAGCTACTCGACTACTGCTCAGGCTATGTGGACTGCATCCCTCAAACTCGCAACAAATTTGCCTTCCGAGAGGCTGTGAGCAAACTGGAACTCAGCCTGCAGGAGCTGCAGGTGTCTTCAGCTGCTGCTGGGGTGTCCGGGGCAAACCCTGTCCTTAATAACTTATTGTCATGTGTCCAGGAAATCAGTGATGTGGTGCAGAGGTAG